Proteins encoded by one window of Thermodesulfobacteriota bacterium:
- a CDS encoding sulfatase: MDLIVDKLKDLKKIIHMSLALGVVLGFILGIGKGLVFVGSNRYMELEMYSTALYYFRIITTSFTIEFLLVSLVVFLIMFLLYVILVYLLKDETRGKKYTYYIFTTVFLIGLFLIVGYYLNKSSWYPAFQSMKGLSLNAIFTLLFISLGFMVLKKLSVIPRFVEHVFPRIFSFKFATISIFFLLVLNGVYYYSNLRSERNGMNVLFITADTLRADHLGSYGYSRDTSPHIDRLAKEGILFSQAIAQWPKTTPSFASMLTSTYGYYNGITRTTRKKIDDYFLLLPEIMKNSNYTTVGIVTNGNLAEAYNFHQGFDEYIEVWQEHESERAEHVTEYALSWLRDNSHKGKFFMWLHYVDPHWPYNPPQPYDEMFVRDKYYNGSNKVPINTDQTYREVGGRSPEILRGRDELDYYIAQYDAEIKYMDENIGRVLDLVKDMGLSDNTIIIFTADHGEALGDHNLYFAHGRFAYDDCLRVPLIVKIPGLKSDVKIIDHPVELNNVMPTILDILNIPIHEEAQGTSLMPLMFGDNHSIPEHAFAEAGYQEDYQRVIRTKKWKLIYIPDKEDQKIMQGMPFELYDIENDPNELNNLINVEVKIADQLKKELFDWMESSDQLDGLVSQEEIVIDKQTEESLKTLGYIQ, translated from the coding sequence ATGGATTTAATCGTCGACAAATTGAAAGACCTGAAAAAAATTATCCATATGAGCCTAGCGCTAGGTGTAGTACTTGGTTTTATACTGGGAATTGGAAAAGGATTAGTTTTTGTAGGTTCTAATCGCTATATGGAGCTTGAAATGTACAGTACTGCGCTCTATTACTTTCGGATCATAACCACCAGCTTCACAATCGAGTTTTTACTCGTTTCACTGGTCGTATTTCTAATCATGTTTCTCCTATACGTCATTCTTGTTTATTTACTCAAGGATGAAACTAGGGGCAAGAAATATACATACTATATATTCACCACTGTGTTTCTGATTGGATTATTTTTAATCGTTGGCTATTATCTCAATAAGTCATCCTGGTATCCAGCGTTTCAATCTATGAAAGGTCTTTCATTGAACGCTATATTCACATTATTGTTTATTTCTCTCGGGTTTATGGTTCTGAAGAAATTATCGGTAATTCCTCGATTTGTTGAGCATGTTTTCCCCAGAATATTTAGCTTCAAATTTGCCACTATATCTATCTTTTTCCTTTTGGTACTGAATGGGGTTTATTACTACAGTAACCTCCGTAGCGAGAGAAATGGAATGAATGTACTCTTCATAACCGCTGATACTTTGAGAGCCGATCACTTAGGAAGCTATGGGTATAGCAGAGACACTTCGCCCCATATTGACCGGCTAGCAAAAGAGGGGATTTTGTTTTCTCAAGCAATTGCCCAGTGGCCCAAAACAACACCCAGCTTTGCCAGCATGCTGACCAGTACCTATGGATATTATAATGGTATAACTAGAACTACAAGAAAGAAGATCGATGACTACTTTCTACTTTTGCCTGAAATCATGAAAAATTCCAATTACACCACTGTAGGCATAGTTACCAATGGGAACTTGGCTGAGGCATATAATTTTCACCAGGGATTCGATGAGTATATCGAAGTTTGGCAAGAGCATGAATCTGAGCGTGCGGAGCACGTTACCGAATATGCGCTATCTTGGTTAAGGGACAATTCCCATAAGGGGAAGTTTTTTATGTGGTTACATTATGTTGACCCGCACTGGCCTTACAATCCTCCACAACCTTACGATGAAATGTTTGTTCGTGACAAATATTATAATGGTTCTAATAAAGTGCCCATTAATACCGACCAAACATATCGGGAGGTCGGTGGTCGCTCTCCAGAAATTCTTAGGGGACGCGATGAATTAGATTACTATATAGCACAGTATGATGCAGAGATTAAATACATGGATGAAAATATTGGGAGGGTTTTGGATCTGGTCAAAGATATGGGACTTAGTGATAATACGATTATTATTTTCACAGCGGATCATGGCGAAGCTCTAGGAGATCATAATTTGTATTTTGCTCATGGCCGATTTGCTTATGATGATTGCCTCAGGGTTCCTTTAATTGTAAAGATTCCTGGACTCAAATCGGATGTTAAGATAATAGACCATCCGGTAGAACTCAATAACGTCATGCCAACCATACTAGATATTTTGAATATCCCTATCCATGAGGAGGCTCAGGGCACCAGTTTGATGCCATTGATGTTCGGAGACAATCATAGTATTCCGGAACATGCGTTTGCAGAAGCCGGATATCAAGAAGATTATCAGAGGGTGATTCGCACGAAGAAATGGAAACTAATCTATATCCCGGACAAAGAAGACCAGAAAATTATGCAAGGTATGCCGTTTGAGCTATACGATATTGAAAATGACCCTAACGAATTAAACAACCTGATCAATGTTGAGGTCAAAATAGCCGACCAACTTAAAAAGGAGCTTTTCGATTGGATGGAGTCGTCAGATCAGTTAGACGGACTTGTATCACAGGAAGAGATTGTGATTGACAAGCAAACAGAAGAGTCACTAAAAACGTTAGGCTATATTCAGTAA